A region from the Xiphias gladius isolate SHS-SW01 ecotype Sanya breed wild chromosome 20, ASM1685928v1, whole genome shotgun sequence genome encodes:
- the atp8b1 gene encoding phospholipid-transporting ATPase IC, which translates to MSRQRTESQGSMGPDDEVMPYSDDETDDELGFSSEGEAEEPPGAPHPPVEVKTSEIHWKVKANDRPYHHLPEFQRKVFLCIKKSRYSGNAIRTYKYNVLTFLPLNLYEQFKRAANLYFLALLILQIIPDISTLPWYTTLIPLVVVLGITAIKDLVDDLARHRMDKEINNRKCEVLLGGSFQESKWMNIQVGDVVRLKRNDFIPADILLLSSSNPHSLCYVETAELDGETNLKFKMGLKVTDERLQQERQLANFDALIECEEPNNRLDKFTGTMLWQMENYPLDLDNMLLRGCKIRNTEECHGLVIFAGADTKIMRNGGKTRFKRTKIDELMNYMVYTIFLLLILVSAGLAIGHTFWYEEIGSKAWYLYDGKNQDASHRGFLSFWGYIIVLNTMVPISLYVSVEVIRLGQSKFINWDLQMYFSEKDTPAKARTTTLNEQLGQIEYIFSDKTGTLTQNIMQFKKCTIAGRSYGAPTTAEGVTLDRGRPVDWSWNHYADRKFQFMDHSLVACVRSKKDKDATEFFKLLSLCHTVMVEHKDGDLVYQAASPDEGALVTAARNFGYVFLSRTQDTITISEMEQDKTYEMLALLDFNSDRKRMSIILKFPDGRIRLYCKGADTVIYERLSPKSRHKETTQSDLDVFANETLRTLCLCYKDISTDEYEAWSRKHKEAQVTMVNRDAALDRVYEQIESNLMLIGATAIEDKLQDGVPETIAKLAKADIKIWVLTGDKKETAENIGYSCSLLTGNMQIHYGEDVNEKLRIRQANRRTEPSTFLRGKKKPTEPFFPEPGKNALIITGGWLNEILYEKKKKRRRLRLRRLGKRPPPSNPQDGQPMNDWEKEMRQIDFVDMACECEAVICCRVTPKQKANVVSLVKKYKKAVTLSIGDGANDVNMIKTADIGVGISGQEGMQAVMSSDYAFAQFRYLQRLLLVHGRWSYIRMCKFLRFFFFKNFAFTLVHFWFSFFSGYSSQVAYEDWFITLYNLCYSSLPVLLVGLLDQDVNDKLSVKFPKLYLPGQQGALFNYRNFFISLFHGIFVSLIIFFIPYGAFLQTMGQDGEAPSDYQSFAVVTASSLIFTVNLQISLDTSYWTFVNCFAVLGSIAIYFGIMFDIHSAGIHVIFPSVFTFTGVASNALRQPYLWLTIILTVGISLLPVICIQFLHKTIWPSVGDKVQRNRKKYEMEMEAEERKKPSAFQRGQRSRRSAYAFSHSRGYADLISSGRSIRRRPPARGAPQESIREVPQREAENI; encoded by the exons ATGAGTCGGCAGCGCACAGAATCCCAGGGGTCCATGGGGCCTGATGATGAGGTCATGCCATACAGTGATGATGAGACGGATGACGAATTAGGATTTAGCTCTGAAGGGGAAGCAGAAGAACCGCCAGGAGCTCCGCACCCTCCAGTAGAAGTTAAAACCAGTG agatcCATTGGAAGGTGAAAGCCAACGATCGACCTTACCACCATCTGCCTGAATTTCAGAGGAAAGTCTTCCTATGCATCAAGAAGAGCAGATACTCT GGAAACGCCATCAGGACGTACAAGTACAATGTCCTCACCTTCCTCCCCCTGAACCTGTACGAGCAGTTTAAGAGAGCTGCCAACCTCTACTTCCTGGCTCTGCTCATCTTACAG ATTATTCCAGACATTTCCACTCTGCCCTGGTACACAACGCTGATTCCTTTGGTTGTGGTGCTGGGAATTACTGCCATTAAAGACCTGGTGGATGACCTG GCACGACACAGGATGGACAAGGAGATCAACAACAGGAAGTGTGAGGTCCTGCTGGGCGGCAG TTTTCAAGAGTCAAAGTGGATGAACATTCAGGTCGGAGATGTGGTTCGTCTGAAGAGAAACGACTTTATTCCG GCTGACATCCTGCTGTTATCCAGCTCCAATCCACACAGCCTGTGTTATGTAGAAACAGCTGAACTCGATGG agAGACCAACCTTAAGTTTAAGATGGGACTTAAAGTGACGGATGAGAGACTGCAGCAGGAACGTCAGCTGGCCAATTTTGACG CTCTGATTGAGTGTGAGGAGCCAAACAACCGTCTGGACAAGTTCACAGGGACGATGCTGTGGCAGATGGAGAACTACCCTCTGGACCTGGACAACATGCTGCTCCGAGGCTGCAAGATCAGAAACACCGAGGAGTGTCACGGGCTGGTCATCTTCGCAG GTGCCGACACCAAAATCATGAGGAATGGTGGGAAGACGAGGTTCAAGCGAACCAAAATTGATGAGCTGATGAACTACATGGTTTACACA ATCTTCCTGCTGCTGATCCTGGTGTCGGCAGGTCTGGCCATCGGTCACACCTTCTGGTATGAGGAGATCGGCTCCAAGGCCTGGTATTTGTACGACGGCAAAAACCAAGACGCCTCCCACAGAGGCTTCCTCAGCTTCTGGGGATACATCATCGTCCTCAACACCATGGTGCCCATTTCACTATACGTCAG tgtgGAGGTGATTCGTCTGGGCCAGAGTAAGTTCATCAACTGGGACCTGCAGATGTATTTCTCAGAGAAAGACACTCCAGCTAAG GCTCGAACCACCACCCTGAACGAGCAGCTCGGTCAGATCGAGTACATCTTCTCCGACAAGACGGGAACTCTGACACAGAACATCATGCAGTTCAAGAAGTGCACCATTGCCGGACGCAGTTATG GGGCCCCGACCACTGCTGAAGGAGTGACGCTGGACCGAGGAAGG CCGGTGGACTGGAGCTGGAACCACTACGCTGACAGAAAGTTCCAATTCATGGATCACTCCCTGGTTGCCTGTGTCCGATCCAAGAAGGACAAAGATGCTACGGAGTTCTTCAAACTGCTCTCACTCTGCCACACTGTCATGGTGGAGCACAAAGACG GTGATCTGGTGTACCAGGCGGCGTCTCCTGATGAGGGCGCCCTGGTGACGGCAGCCAGGAACTTTGGCTACGTGTTCCTGTCTCGTACCCAGGACACTATCACCATCAGCGAGATGGAGCAGGATAAAACGTACGAAATGTTGGCGCTGCTCGACTTCAACTCCGACCGCAAGCGCATGTCTATCATCT tgaAGTTTCCTGATGGGCGTATTCGTCTCTACTGTAAAGGAGCAGACACGGTCATCTATGAGCGGCTCTCCCCCAAATCCAGACACAAGGAGACTACCCAGTCTGATCTGGAT gTCTTTGCCAACGAGACCTTGCGGACGCTGTGCTTGTGTTATAAAGACATCAGCACAGATGAGTATGAAGCCTGGTccaggaaacacaaagaggccCAGGTGACGATGGTCAACCGAGATGCTGCCCTCGACCGCGTGTACGAGCAAATTGAGAGCAACCTAATG CTGATTGGGGCGACGGCCATCGAGGACAAACTGCAGGACGGAGTGCCGGAGACTATCGCGAAACTGGCCAAGGCTGACATCAAGATCTGGGTCCTGACTGGAGATAAGAAAG AAACGGCAGAAAACATTGGATATTCCTGTTCACTTCTGACAGGCAACATGCAGATCCACTACGGAGAAGACGTCAA TGAGAAGCTGAGGATTCGTCAAGCTAACAGGAGAACTGAGCCCTCAACTTTCCTTCGAGGCAAAAAGAAACCCACAGAGCCTTTCTTCCCCGAGCCAGGCAAAAACGCTCTCATCATCACTGGAGGATGGCTG AATGAGATTCTgtatgaaaagaagaagaaacgcCGTCGTCTGCGTCTTCGCCGTCTAGGAAAGCGACCACCTCCCAGCAACCCTCAGGACGGACAGCCGATGAACGActgggagaaagagatgagacaG ATTGACTTTGTGGACATGGCCTGTGAGTGTGAAGCAGTCATCTGCTGTCGTGTCACGCCAAAGCAGAAGGCCAACGTGGTGAGTTTGGTGAAGAAGTACAAGAAGGCCGTGACATTGTCCATTGGAGACGGAGCCAATGACGTAAATATGATCAAGA CTGCAGACATTGGTGTAGGTATCAGTGGTCAGGAGGGGATGCAGGCCGTCATGTCCAGCGACTACGCCTTCGCTCAGTTCCGTTACCTGCAGCGCCTCCTGCTGGTGCACGGACGCTGGTCCTATATCCGAATGTGCAAGTTCCTgcgtttctttttcttcaagaACTTTGCCTTCACTCTGGTCCACTTCTGGTTCTCCTTCTTCAGCGGATACTCCTCACAG GTTGCCTATGAAGATTGGTTCATCACTCTCTACAATCTCTGTTACAGCAGCTTACCTGTTCTACTAGTAGGACTTCTTGACCAG GATGTTAATGACAAACTGAGCGTGAAATTCCCTAAGCTCTACCTGCCTGGCCAGCAGGGGGCACTGTTTAACTATAGGAACTTCTTCATCAGCTTGTTCCACGGCATCTTCGTGTCActcatcatcttcttcatccCCTACGGAGCCTTCCTGCAGACCATGGGGCAGGACGGAGAAGCCCCCTCCGACTACCAGTCCTTTGCCGTTGTCACCGCCTCGTCGCTGATTTTTACTGTCAACCTGCAG ATCTCTCTGGATACCTCCTACTGGACCTTCGTCAACTGCTTCGCGGTTTTGGGCAGCATAGCCATTTACTTTGGCATAATGTTTGACATCCACAGTGCTGGGATTCACGTCATCTTCCCCTCGGTGTTCACCTTCACTG gtgtaGCGTCAAATGCTCTGCGTCAGCCTTACCTGTGGTTAACCATCATCCTGACTGTTGGCATTAGCCTGTTGCCTGTCATCTGCATCCAGTTCCTCCATAAAACCATCTGGCCCTCTGTAGGAGACAAG GtccagagaaacaggaagaagtacgagatggagatggaggcggaggagaggaaaaagccGTCAGCCTTCCAGCGGGGCCAGCGTTCCCGCCGCTCCGCTTATGCCTTCTCTCATTCCCGCGGCTACGCCGACCTCATCTCGTCTGGGCGGAGCATTCGGCGGCGCCCACCAGCCCGTGGTGCACCCCAGGAAAGCATCAGGGAGGTTCCACAGAGGGAGGCCGAGAACATCTAA